The Thermithiobacillus tepidarius DSM 3134 genome includes a window with the following:
- a CDS encoding HlyD family secretion protein, translating into MPETEAHPEARQRRLRAALVPLGRSRRGRVWLTAMAALLLLAWAGAWLYHRVTHVGTDDARVDGDVIVLSSRVAGQLTDLDIIEGDRIRRGQILARVDEREARLQVAALEAKLQATLAQAELVRAQKGMTGQETQGQYESQASRLSAAEATLAELAPQLRQSQADYLRARELATQKMIPQQDMEHARTAYEQVQQAYRKAEAELHAARGTLSAAGGSRRQVQVLDRQQAVLQHQADEIRAELQRQRVNLQEHTIRSPVDGVAVMTFVQRGEHVSPGQRIAMVLDPRNIWVEANVKETQIAKLRVGQPVDIHVDAYPDRRFRGTVYRIGHAATSQFALLPDPNPSGTFTKITQRLPVRILVQQANGLLRPGMMVEVDIDIRQH; encoded by the coding sequence ATGCCGGAAACGGAAGCGCACCCGGAAGCAAGGCAACGCCGCCTGCGTGCAGCACTCGTGCCCCTCGGCCGCTCCCGGCGCGGGCGCGTCTGGCTGACCGCCATGGCGGCATTGCTGCTCCTCGCCTGGGCGGGGGCTTGGCTCTACCACCGCGTGACCCACGTCGGTACCGACGACGCGCGGGTGGACGGCGATGTCATCGTGCTCAGCAGCCGCGTGGCCGGCCAACTGACCGATTTGGACATCATCGAGGGCGATCGGATCCGCAGGGGGCAGATCCTGGCCCGGGTGGACGAACGCGAAGCCCGCCTGCAGGTAGCCGCCTTGGAAGCCAAGCTGCAGGCCACCCTGGCGCAGGCGGAGCTGGTGCGCGCCCAAAAGGGCATGACCGGCCAGGAGACCCAGGGCCAGTACGAGAGCCAGGCCAGCCGCCTGAGCGCCGCCGAAGCCACCTTGGCGGAACTCGCGCCGCAGCTGCGCCAGAGCCAGGCCGACTATCTGCGCGCCCGCGAGCTGGCGACCCAGAAAATGATTCCTCAGCAGGACATGGAACACGCCCGCACCGCCTACGAGCAGGTGCAGCAGGCCTATCGCAAGGCCGAAGCGGAGCTGCATGCCGCCCGCGGGACCCTCAGCGCCGCCGGCGGCAGCCGCCGCCAGGTACAGGTGCTGGACCGCCAGCAGGCCGTGCTGCAGCATCAGGCCGACGAGATCCGCGCCGAGCTGCAGCGGCAGCGCGTGAATCTGCAGGAGCATACAATCCGCAGTCCGGTGGACGGCGTGGCGGTGATGACCTTCGTGCAGCGAGGCGAGCACGTCTCGCCCGGCCAGCGCATCGCCATGGTGCTCGACCCGCGCAACATCTGGGTGGAAGCCAACGTCAAGGAAACCCAAATCGCCAAGCTGCGGGTCGGGCAGCCGGTGGACATCCATGTGGACGCCTATCCCGACCGCCGGTTCCGCGGCACCGTCTATCGCATCGGGCATGCCGCCACCAGCCAGTTCGCCCTGCTGCCGGACCCGAACCCGAGCGGCACCTTCACCAAGATCACCCAGCGGCTGCCCGTGCGCATCCTCGTGCAGCAGGCAAACGGTCTCCTGCGGCCGGGCATGATGGTGGAGGTGGACATTGACATCCGACAGCACTGA
- a CDS encoding MarR family winged helix-turn-helix transcriptional regulator has product MTRPFNPENFGILLAETARAWRSKLDQRLKPLGLSQAKWVVLLYLSKDRDGMTQKELAERIGIEGPTLVGLLDRLSADGWIERREAVHDRRSKTVHLCPKADATLEQMWQTAAELRAELLDGIPVQDLATCMEVIQRIKARTEELS; this is encoded by the coding sequence ATGACCCGACCGTTTAATCCGGAAAATTTCGGTATCCTGCTGGCCGAAACCGCGCGCGCTTGGCGCAGCAAGCTGGACCAGCGCCTCAAACCGCTTGGCCTCAGTCAGGCCAAGTGGGTGGTCCTTCTGTACCTATCCAAAGACCGCGACGGCATGACTCAGAAGGAACTGGCCGAGCGCATCGGCATCGAGGGGCCCACGCTGGTCGGCCTGCTGGACCGGCTGTCGGCCGACGGCTGGATCGAGCGGCGCGAGGCGGTCCATGACCGGCGCAGCAAGACGGTGCACCTCTGCCCGAAAGCCGACGCCACCTTGGAGCAGATGTGGCAAACCGCCGCGGAACTGCGCGCGGAACTGCTCGACGGCATTCCCGTGCAGGACCTGGCCACCTGCATGGAAGTCATCCAACGCATCAAGGCCCGGACAGAAGAACTCAGCTGA
- a CDS encoding endonuclease/exonuclease/phosphatase family protein, which translates to MLTSADTQPEEFRILTYNIQVGIGSHRLRHMILHGWRYVMPHGQTIRNLERISRQIREYDIVGLNEADAGSFRTRYLNQAHFLANKAGYPYWEQLVTRDLGHFAQHTNSALSRFPTEKVLRHRLPSLMDGRGVLELHYRVHGRLLVVLVTHLGLRRGARLLQMRYLARIVNQYPSVVLMGDFNCVAHSEEMAWLLSHTHLQAPQHCPVTFPSWRPVVALDHILASEDLDIQEVTVIPEPLSDHLALGARLRWRAPQEEPAGRELAG; encoded by the coding sequence ATGCTCACATCTGCAGATACGCAGCCGGAAGAGTTCAGGATTCTGACCTACAACATCCAGGTAGGCATCGGCTCGCACCGCTTGCGCCACATGATCCTGCACGGCTGGCGCTACGTCATGCCGCATGGCCAGACGATCCGCAACCTGGAGCGCATCAGCAGGCAGATTCGCGAATACGACATCGTGGGCCTGAACGAGGCGGACGCGGGTTCCTTTCGCACGCGCTACCTGAACCAGGCGCATTTCCTGGCCAACAAGGCCGGCTACCCCTACTGGGAGCAGCTGGTGACCCGCGACCTCGGCCACTTCGCCCAGCACACCAACAGCGCACTGAGCCGCTTTCCCACGGAAAAGGTGCTGCGCCACCGGCTGCCGAGCCTGATGGACGGCCGCGGCGTGCTGGAGCTGCACTATCGGGTGCATGGTCGCCTGCTGGTGGTGCTGGTGACCCACCTCGGCCTGCGGCGCGGCGCACGCCTGCTGCAGATGCGCTACCTGGCCAGGATCGTCAACCAGTATCCAAGCGTGGTGCTCATGGGCGACTTCAACTGCGTCGCCCATTCCGAGGAGATGGCCTGGCTCCTGAGCCACACCCATCTGCAAGCGCCGCAGCACTGTCCCGTGACCTTTCCCAGCTGGCGTCCCGTGGTGGCCCTGGATCACATTCTGGCCAGCGAAGATCTCGACATCCAGGAGGTCACCGTCATTCCCGAACCCCTGTCCGACCATCTCGCCCTGGGCGCACGCCTGCGCTGGCGCGCGCCGCAGGAGGAGCCGGCCGGGCGGGAGCTCGCGGGTTAG
- a CDS encoding protein-methionine-sulfoxide reductase heme-binding subunit MsrQ, whose product MKPIFWLKLGVFTASLVPLAQLVVDFYADQLGANPIEAITHSTGDWTLIFLLLSLTATPLRRLSGWQWPMKLRRMLGLYAFFYACLHFTTYVWLDQFFDWRSILADIPERPFITAGFLSFVLLIPLAATSTTGMIRRLGKRWVRLHRLVYASAIGGVLHYLWLVKADLAQPLLYAAILGMLLGFRLLRHWKGAAGARRPQGIANPRAPARPAPPAARASAGVRPGRDGRTGVRE is encoded by the coding sequence GTGAAACCGATCTTCTGGCTCAAACTGGGCGTCTTCACCGCCAGCCTGGTCCCGCTGGCGCAGCTCGTCGTCGACTTCTACGCCGACCAGCTCGGCGCCAATCCCATCGAGGCCATCACCCATTCGACCGGCGACTGGACGCTGATTTTCCTGCTGCTGAGCCTGACGGCCACGCCCCTGCGCCGGCTGAGCGGCTGGCAATGGCCTATGAAGCTGCGCCGCATGCTCGGGCTTTATGCCTTCTTCTACGCCTGCCTGCACTTCACCACCTATGTCTGGCTCGACCAGTTCTTCGACTGGCGCAGCATTCTGGCGGACATTCCGGAACGGCCCTTCATCACCGCAGGCTTTCTCAGCTTCGTCCTGCTCATTCCGCTGGCCGCCACCTCCACCACGGGCATGATACGGCGCCTGGGCAAGCGCTGGGTACGACTGCACCGGCTGGTCTATGCCAGCGCCATCGGCGGGGTGCTTCATTACCTGTGGCTGGTGAAAGCGGATCTCGCGCAGCCGCTGCTTTATGCCGCCATCCTGGGCATGCTGCTCGGCTTCCGCCTGCTGCGCCACTGGAAGGGCGCGGCGGGCGCGCGCCGGCCGCAGGGCATTGCTAACCCGCGAGCTCCCGCCCGGCCGGCTCCTCCTGCGGCGCGCGCCAGCGCAGGCGTGCGCCCAGGGCGAGATGGTCGGACAGGGGTTCGGGAATGA
- the msrP gene encoding protein-methionine-sulfoxide reductase catalytic subunit MsrP gives MLIKRPDDIQGSEITPESLYLDRRRFLKHSAVAAAGVAGGLLLPGLLASAAAAQATTPLAGVRRSPYSTSEKPTPFKDITTYNNFYEFGTSKEAPAKLAGNLRTRPWTVSVEGLVKHPRVYDIDEILKLAPLEERIYRMRCVEGWSMVIPWIGLPLNALIKQAEPLGQAKYVAFITLYDPRQMPGQRRDVLPWPYVDGLRLDEAMHPLTLLAVGLYGRTLPNQNGAPLRLVVPWKYGFKGPKSIVRIRFVAQQPSSTWMRASPGEYGFYSNVNPDVDHPRWSQKRERRIGEFRKRPTLLFNGYGEQVAHLYRGMDLKKYF, from the coding sequence ATGCTGATCAAACGGCCCGACGACATCCAAGGCAGCGAGATCACGCCCGAATCGCTGTACCTCGACCGCCGCCGTTTCCTGAAGCACAGCGCGGTGGCGGCGGCCGGGGTGGCCGGCGGCCTGCTACTGCCCGGCCTCCTCGCCAGCGCCGCCGCGGCGCAGGCCACCACGCCGCTGGCCGGGGTCCGCCGCAGCCCCTACAGCACCAGCGAAAAGCCCACCCCCTTCAAGGACATTACCACCTACAACAACTTCTACGAGTTTGGCACCAGCAAGGAAGCGCCCGCCAAACTGGCCGGGAATCTGCGTACCCGCCCCTGGACCGTCAGTGTCGAAGGCCTGGTCAAGCACCCGCGCGTTTACGACATTGACGAGATCCTGAAGCTCGCCCCGTTGGAGGAGCGCATCTACCGCATGCGCTGCGTGGAGGGTTGGTCCATGGTCATTCCCTGGATCGGCCTGCCTCTGAATGCGCTCATCAAGCAGGCGGAGCCGCTCGGCCAGGCCAAGTACGTGGCCTTCATCACCCTCTACGATCCCCGGCAGATGCCCGGCCAGCGCCGCGACGTGCTGCCCTGGCCCTACGTGGACGGCCTGCGCCTGGACGAAGCCATGCACCCGCTCACCCTCCTGGCCGTCGGCCTCTACGGCCGGACCCTGCCCAATCAAAATGGCGCGCCGTTGCGCCTGGTGGTGCCCTGGAAGTACGGTTTCAAGGGGCCGAAGAGCATCGTGCGCATCCGCTTCGTGGCCCAGCAGCCGTCCAGCACCTGGATGCGCGCCTCCCCCGGCGAGTACGGTTTCTACTCCAACGTCAATCCGGACGTGGACCACCCGCGCTGGAGCCAGAAGCGCGAGCGGCGCATCGGCGAGTTCCGCAAACGCCCGACCCTGCTCTTCAACGGCTACGGCGAGCAGGTAGCCCATCTGTACCGGGGCATGGACCTCAAGAAGTATTTCTAG